One region of Chryseobacterium sp. C-71 genomic DNA includes:
- a CDS encoding efflux RND transporter periplasmic adaptor subunit: MNKLIFPIITALFLTSCSKELPPKQIQTKGFELSNTMLESITTAKAEFKNIEDTYSFYGKISADRNSYIDVYPLVGGNVMSVNVELGDYVKKGQVLATIRSTELADVQKDVSDAKTDLLVAQNNLRVAKEMYEGKLTTERDVLEAKSQLQKAQDQMQRSSAVSTVYNVKRGNIYSVLAPINGYIVHKDINKDMQLRSDRSENIFDVANTTNVWAIMNVNESDIDKITLGMTAQVSTLSYPDKVFDGKIDKIFKIIDPQTNAMQARVVLDNANGLLIPESKATIKVSKSENASALSVPSKAVIFDYDRSFVVVFKSRTDVKVKEIKVLKQLGDVTYISEGLAEGENVITNNQLLIYRSLKN; encoded by the coding sequence ATGAATAAATTAATATTCCCCATAATTACAGCACTTTTTTTAACGTCTTGTTCAAAAGAGTTACCACCAAAACAAATTCAGACAAAAGGTTTTGAGCTGAGCAATACGATGCTCGAATCCATCACCACAGCAAAAGCTGAATTCAAAAACATAGAAGACACCTACAGTTTTTACGGAAAAATATCTGCAGACAGAAATTCTTACATCGACGTTTATCCTTTGGTCGGCGGAAATGTAATGAGTGTAAATGTTGAATTGGGAGATTATGTAAAGAAAGGTCAGGTTCTCGCCACCATAAGAAGTACAGAGTTGGCAGATGTTCAGAAAGATGTAAGTGATGCTAAAACCGATTTATTGGTTGCTCAAAACAACTTGCGTGTTGCCAAAGAAATGTACGAAGGAAAGCTGACGACCGAAAGAGATGTTTTAGAAGCGAAAAGTCAGTTGCAGAAAGCACAAGATCAAATGCAGAGATCTTCCGCAGTAAGTACGGTTTACAATGTGAAAAGAGGAAATATTTACAGTGTTCTCGCTCCAATCAACGGATATATTGTTCACAAAGACATCAACAAAGACATGCAGCTGAGAAGTGACCGAAGTGAAAATATTTTTGATGTGGCCAATACCACCAACGTGTGGGCAATTATGAATGTCAATGAATCTGATATTGATAAAATTACTCTAGGAATGACCGCACAGGTTTCTACATTGTCATATCCGGATAAAGTTTTTGATGGTAAAATTGATAAAATATTTAAAATCATCGACCCACAGACGAATGCGATGCAGGCGAGAGTGGTTTTAGATAATGCCAACGGATTATTGATTCCGGAGAGTAAAGCGACCATCAAAGTTTCAAAGTCTGAAAATGCTTCAGCGCTTTCCGTTCCCTCAAAAGCAGTCATTTTTGATTATGACAGAAGTTTTGTGGTTGTTTTTAAATCCCGAACAGATGTCAAAGTAAAAGAAATAAAAGTCTTGAAACAACTCGGTGATGTCACTTACATTTCAGAAGGTCTGGCGGAAGGAGAAAATGTAATCACAAATAATCAGTTGTTGATTTACCGTTCACTGAAAAACTAA
- the rplJ gene encoding 50S ribosomal protein L10: MTKDQKVVAIQEIKDLLQDAKVVYVADLDGLNAAKSSDFRRQAFKQNIKVKVVKNTLLQKAMEQIEGVDYSEMFETFKGNSALMIAETANAPAKLIKDFRKKEEKPALKSAFVQETFYVGDNNLDALVSIKSREEMIGEIIGLLQSPIQRVVSALQNKSETTEATAEEAAPAVEETPAEAAPEAPAAESTEETPAAE; this comes from the coding sequence ATGACAAAAGACCAAAAAGTTGTAGCAATACAAGAGATCAAAGATTTGCTTCAGGATGCTAAAGTAGTTTATGTAGCAGATCTAGACGGTTTGAACGCTGCTAAATCTTCTGACTTCAGAAGACAGGCTTTCAAGCAAAATATCAAAGTAAAAGTTGTGAAAAACACACTTTTGCAAAAAGCAATGGAGCAGATTGAAGGAGTAGATTACTCTGAAATGTTCGAAACTTTCAAAGGTAACTCTGCATTAATGATTGCTGAAACGGCTAACGCACCAGCAAAATTAATCAAAGACTTTAGAAAAAAAGAAGAGAAGCCGGCATTGAAGTCAGCTTTTGTACAAGAAACTTTCTATGTTGGTGACAACAATCTTGATGCATTAGTAAGCATTAAGTCTAGAGAAGAAATGATCGGTGAAATCATCGGATTACTTCAGTCTCCAATTCAAAGAGTTGTTTCTGCTCTTCAAAACAAATCTGAAACTACAGAAGCTACAGCTGAAGAAGCTGCTCCTGCAGTAGAAGAAACTCCTGCTGAGGCGGCTCCAGAAGCTCCTGCTGCAGAAAGCACTGAGGAAACTCCAGCTGCTGAATAA
- a CDS encoding efflux RND transporter permease subunit, producing MNKFIKNIISFSLKNKAFTFIWVAVLAVAGFISFKNMPIEAFPDVTNTQIVIITQWNGRSAEEVERFVTTPIELAMSPVQKKTSVRSTTMFGLSIVKILFDDGVDDMFARNQVNNQLRNVSLPDEVDPEVQPPYGPTGEIFRYTLQSKTKDSRELLTLQNWVIDRALRGVPGVADINVFGGQDKVFELSIDPRALDKYNLTPLQVFEAVTKSNLNVGGDVIEKNGQAYVVRGIGLVQSNEDIGNITIQNDSGNPVLVKNVAEVHESSLPRVGQAGLNKQDDTVEGIVVMRKGENPREVLVGVKAKINELNEKILSKDVKMVTFYDRDNLMDFTTETVMHNLLEGIILVTVIVLIFMADWRTTLIVSIIIPLSLLFAFLCLKMAGMSANLLSLGAVDFGIIIDGAVVMVEGIFVMLDHKAKKYGPEKFNKMAKAGWIKQTGTGLGKAIFFSKLIIITSLIPIFSFQKVEGKMFSPLAFTLGFALIGALIFTLTLVPVLTHLLLNKNVREKNNPFVNFWDRIVLKGFSFTFKHKKFSLIVALSFMAVTLFSGKFLGTEFLPQLNEGSLWITAEMPMSSSLKESLKTADILKKDIMGVPEVTDVLAQTGRSNDGTDPNGFGFVQFAVNLQPKDQWKRKINYEELVEEIDKKLRNYQGITFNYSQPISDNVAEAVAGFKAENGIKIYGDNLQTLDRLADEVLKSIKDVEGVKDAGIIKNIGQPEVSVVLDRNKMAAYGVMPDDAQSVLEMAFGGKTASEMFDGERKFPIRLRYSEEYRKDEKDIASLMVPTQDGAKIPLKEISTIVKDNGAAFIYRDDIKRYIGIKFSIRDRDLGGTIGDAQKEVAKIKIPDGYSVGWTGQFENQQRATKRLTEVVPISILGIFFLLFILFGNMKDSLLVLANVPFALIGGIIALHVTNMNFGISAGVGMIALLGICIQNGVILITEFHQNVKDGLKIDEAIFSGVKSRTRPVIMTALMASIGLLPAALSTGIGSESQKPLAIVIIGGLITATFLTLLIFPIIFWVFNKTKKTEVL from the coding sequence ATGAATAAATTCATTAAAAATATCATTTCATTTTCACTCAAAAATAAAGCCTTCACCTTTATTTGGGTAGCGGTTTTGGCGGTTGCGGGTTTTATCAGTTTCAAAAATATGCCGATTGAAGCTTTTCCTGATGTCACCAACACTCAAATCGTCATCATCACCCAATGGAATGGCCGAAGTGCCGAAGAAGTGGAGCGTTTTGTTACGACACCCATTGAGCTGGCGATGAGTCCGGTTCAGAAAAAAACAAGCGTGAGAAGTACCACGATGTTCGGACTTTCTATTGTTAAAATTCTCTTCGATGATGGAGTAGACGATATGTTTGCCAGAAATCAGGTTAACAATCAGCTTCGAAATGTGAGTCTTCCTGATGAGGTTGACCCGGAAGTGCAACCACCTTACGGACCGACCGGAGAAATTTTCAGATATACTTTACAAAGCAAAACCAAAGATTCAAGAGAGTTGCTGACATTACAAAACTGGGTGATCGACCGTGCGCTGAGAGGCGTTCCGGGAGTAGCAGACATCAACGTTTTTGGTGGTCAGGATAAAGTGTTTGAGTTGAGTATTGACCCTAGAGCTTTAGATAAATACAACCTGACACCTCTGCAGGTTTTTGAAGCCGTAACGAAAAGCAATTTAAATGTTGGTGGAGATGTTATTGAGAAAAACGGACAAGCCTACGTTGTTCGGGGAATTGGTTTGGTACAGTCCAATGAAGATATCGGAAATATCACGATTCAAAACGATAGCGGAAACCCGGTTTTGGTTAAAAATGTCGCAGAAGTTCACGAGAGTTCGTTGCCAAGGGTAGGGCAGGCCGGTCTGAATAAACAGGATGATACCGTAGAAGGAATTGTGGTGATGCGAAAAGGTGAAAACCCTCGTGAGGTTTTGGTTGGTGTGAAAGCTAAAATTAATGAGCTGAACGAGAAAATCCTGTCGAAAGATGTAAAAATGGTCACTTTCTACGATCGTGATAATCTGATGGATTTCACCACAGAAACAGTAATGCATAATTTACTGGAAGGAATTATTCTGGTGACGGTTATTGTTTTAATATTCATGGCAGACTGGCGTACAACTTTGATTGTTTCCATCATCATTCCTTTATCCTTATTGTTTGCTTTCTTGTGTTTAAAAATGGCGGGCATGAGTGCTAATTTATTATCACTTGGAGCAGTGGATTTTGGGATTATCATCGATGGAGCCGTCGTCATGGTCGAAGGAATCTTTGTGATGCTCGACCATAAAGCCAAAAAATATGGTCCTGAAAAATTCAACAAAATGGCAAAAGCCGGCTGGATCAAACAGACCGGAACAGGTTTGGGAAAAGCAATTTTCTTTTCAAAATTAATTATCATTACGTCATTAATTCCAATTTTCTCATTTCAGAAGGTGGAAGGGAAGATGTTTTCACCATTGGCATTCACGCTTGGTTTTGCATTGATTGGAGCTTTGATTTTTACGCTGACTTTGGTTCCGGTTCTTACTCATCTGCTTTTAAATAAAAATGTGAGAGAAAAGAACAATCCGTTTGTGAATTTCTGGGACAGAATCGTGCTGAAAGGTTTCAGTTTTACATTTAAACATAAAAAATTCAGTTTAATTGTTGCACTGTCTTTCATGGCAGTCACATTATTTTCTGGGAAATTTTTAGGAACAGAATTCTTACCTCAATTAAATGAAGGTTCATTGTGGATCACTGCAGAAATGCCGATGAGTTCATCTTTAAAAGAATCGTTGAAGACTGCCGATATTCTGAAAAAAGACATCATGGGCGTTCCCGAAGTGACTGATGTTCTGGCGCAAACCGGACGAAGCAATGACGGAACAGATCCCAACGGTTTCGGATTTGTGCAGTTTGCAGTGAATCTTCAGCCAAAAGATCAGTGGAAAAGAAAAATCAATTATGAAGAACTGGTAGAAGAAATTGATAAAAAACTCAGAAATTATCAGGGAATTACTTTCAACTATTCTCAGCCAATTTCTGATAACGTGGCAGAAGCCGTTGCAGGTTTTAAAGCTGAAAATGGAATTAAAATTTATGGTGACAATTTGCAGACGCTTGACCGATTGGCAGATGAGGTTTTAAAATCCATCAAAGATGTAGAAGGTGTAAAAGATGCTGGGATTATTAAAAATATCGGTCAGCCTGAAGTGAGTGTTGTTTTAGATAGAAATAAAATGGCGGCTTACGGCGTAATGCCGGATGATGCCCAGTCCGTTTTGGAAATGGCATTCGGTGGAAAAACGGCTTCAGAAATGTTCGACGGCGAAAGGAAATTCCCAATCAGGCTGCGTTATTCTGAAGAGTACAGAAAAGATGAAAAAGACATTGCTTCACTCATGGTTCCTACGCAGGACGGTGCAAAAATTCCTTTAAAGGAAATCAGTACGATTGTAAAAGATAACGGTGCGGCATTTATTTACAGAGATGATATTAAAAGGTATATCGGAATTAAATTCTCCATCCGTGATCGTGATTTGGGAGGAACAATCGGTGATGCGCAGAAAGAAGTGGCAAAAATTAAAATTCCTGACGGATATTCTGTAGGCTGGACGGGTCAGTTTGAAAACCAGCAAAGAGCTACAAAAAGACTGACAGAGGTCGTTCCTATAAGTATTCTGGGTATTTTCTTCCTTTTATTCATCCTTTTTGGAAATATGAAAGATTCATTGTTGGTGTTGGCGAACGTTCCTTTCGCTTTAATTGGTGGAATTATCGCATTGCATGTAACGAATATGAATTTCGGTATTTCTGCCGGAGTGGGAATGATTGCTCTTTTGGGAATTTGTATTCAAAACGGAGTTATTCTCATCACAGAATTCCATCAGAATGTAAAAGACGGATTAAAAATAGATGAAGCAATCTTTAGTGGAGTTAAATCCAGGACGAGACCTGTAATTATGACAGCATTAATGGCGTCCATCGGACTTTTGCCCGCTGCCTTGTCTACAGGTATCGGTTCAGAATCACAAAAACCTTTGGCGATTGTAATCATTGGCGGATTAATTACGGCAACATTTTTAACCTTATTAATCTTCCCGATTATCTTTTGGGTATTTAATAAAACCAAGAAAACAGAAGTTTTATAG
- the rplK gene encoding 50S ribosomal protein L11 — MAKKVFKMVKLQVKGGAANPSPPVGPALGSAGVNIMEFCKQFNGRTQDKPGQVLPVVITVYEDKSFEFVIKTPPAAIQLMDAAKIKGGSGEPNRNKVGAVSWAQVQKIAEDKMTDLNCFTLDSALSMVAGTARSMGLRVTGTKPTNA, encoded by the coding sequence ATGGCTAAAAAAGTCTTTAAAATGGTTAAGCTCCAAGTGAAAGGAGGAGCAGCAAACCCATCTCCACCAGTAGGTCCGGCATTAGGTTCTGCAGGTGTGAACATCATGGAGTTTTGTAAACAATTTAACGGAAGAACTCAGGATAAGCCAGGTCAAGTTTTACCTGTAGTTATTACAGTGTACGAAGACAAATCTTTTGAATTCGTTATTAAAACTCCACCTGCAGCAATTCAGTTAATGGATGCAGCTAAAATCAAAGGAGGATCCGGTGAACCAAACAGAAACAAAGTAGGTGCTGTATCTTGGGCGCAAGTTCAAAAAATCGCTGAAGATAAAATGACAGATCTTAACTGTTTTACTTTGGACTCAGCTCTTTCTATGGTTGCAGGTACTGCTAGATCTATGGGATTAAGAGTAACAGGAACTAAACCAACTAACGCTTAA
- the tuf gene encoding elongation factor Tu, translating into MAKETFNRNKPHLNIGTIGHVDHGKTTLTAAISAVLASKGLAEKKDFSSIDSAPEEKERGITINTAHIEYETEKRHYAHVDCPGHADYVKNMVTGAAQMDGAIVVCAATDGPMPQTREHILLCRQVNVPRIVVFMNKVDMVDDAELLELVEMELRDLLSTYEFDGDNSPVIQGSALGALTAATAEGGAKTDDQWFKSVEQLMDAVDEWIEQPPRDTDKPFLMPIEDVFSITGRGTVATGRIEAGIINTGDPVDIIGMGEEKLTSTITGVEMFRKILDRGEAGDNVGLLLRGIEKTDIKRGMVIAKKDSVKPHKKFKASVYILSKEEGGRHTPFHNKYRPQFYVRTTDVTGEIFLPEGVEMVMPGDNLEITVELLQPIALNVGLRFAIREGGRTVGSGQVTEILD; encoded by the coding sequence ATGGCAAAGGAAACGTTTAATCGTAACAAACCACACTTGAACATTGGTACTATTGGTCACGTTGACCATGGTAAAACTACACTTACTGCAGCTATTTCTGCTGTATTGGCTAGCAAAGGTCTTGCTGAGAAAAAAGATTTCTCTTCTATTGACTCTGCTCCAGAAGAAAAAGAAAGAGGTATTACTATCAATACTGCTCACATCGAATACGAAACTGAAAAAAGACATTACGCTCACGTTGACTGTCCAGGTCACGCAGATTACGTAAAGAACATGGTAACTGGTGCTGCTCAGATGGACGGTGCTATCGTTGTATGTGCTGCTACAGACGGACCAATGCCTCAAACTAGAGAGCACATCCTTCTATGTCGCCAGGTAAACGTACCTAGAATCGTTGTTTTCATGAACAAAGTTGACATGGTAGACGATGCTGAATTATTAGAGCTAGTTGAAATGGAATTGAGAGACTTATTGTCTACTTACGAATTTGACGGAGATAACTCTCCAGTGATTCAAGGTTCTGCTTTAGGTGCTCTTACAGCTGCTACTGCTGAAGGAGGTGCTAAGACTGATGACCAATGGTTCAAATCTGTTGAGCAATTAATGGATGCTGTTGACGAATGGATCGAGCAACCACCAAGAGATACTGATAAGCCATTCTTGATGCCAATCGAAGACGTATTCTCTATTACAGGTAGAGGTACTGTTGCAACTGGTAGAATCGAAGCTGGTATTATCAACACAGGGGATCCTGTAGATATAATCGGTATGGGTGAAGAAAAGTTGACTTCTACTATTACAGGAGTTGAGATGTTCAGAAAGATCCTAGATAGAGGTGAAGCTGGAGATAACGTAGGTCTATTGTTGAGAGGTATTGAAAAAACTGACATCAAGAGAGGTATGGTTATCGCTAAGAAAGATTCTGTGAAGCCTCACAAGAAATTCAAAGCTTCAGTTTATATCCTTTCTAAAGAAGAAGGTGGACGTCACACTCCATTCCACAACAAATATCGTCCTCAGTTCTACGTAAGAACTACTGACGTTACAGGTGAGATCTTCTTACCAGAAGGTGTAGAAATGGTAATGCCTGGTGATAACTTAGAGATCACTGTAGAATTGTTACAGCCAATCGCTCTTAACGTAGGTCTTAGATTTGCGATCAGAGAAGGAGGTAGAACAGTTGGTTCAGGTCAGGTTACTGAAATCTTAGACTAA
- a CDS encoding DUF4394 domain-containing protein gives MKKLFNICLATFAFVTIISCDDDDDMSTPETPSVAPDVMVYGLSTNNDLLAFNAKNSNVMTSTKPITGLPTGEKLLSIDFRPATGELYAVSNNSKLYIINTATATSRAVSTTAFTPAVSGTIVSIDFNPTVDRIRLVSNTGQNLRINPENGVTAATDTSIATTAAIAGIAYTNSKSGAATTTLYDLDVTSGKLFKQDPPNNGTLVEVGSLGFTFSGQAAFDISPDNANALMAVTSGSQNALYSVDLTTGKASSIGTLPQKIVDIAIPTNAVAYAIDNSNALQIFDPNKPEPVTKAITGLQTGEGILGIDFRPLNGQLYALGNSSRIYTINLGTGAATQVGTGVLTTLLVGTEFGFDFNPTVDKIRVVSNSGQNLRLDPVTGAVTAVDTNLTPTPVAVSAAAYTNNFAGATATELFVIDHNTDRLYLQNPPNGGILVDRGALGINITQANGFDIGSMSQKAYLLATVGTETKLYTVNTATGAAASLGTYPNPVRGFTVGLGF, from the coding sequence ATGAAAAAACTATTCAACATTTGTCTGGCTACATTTGCCTTTGTCACTATCATCTCTTGCGACGATGACGACGATATGAGTACACCAGAAACACCTTCCGTTGCACCAGACGTTATGGTCTACGGTTTGAGTACTAATAACGACCTTTTAGCTTTTAATGCTAAAAACAGTAACGTAATGACTTCCACCAAGCCTATCACAGGACTGCCAACGGGAGAAAAATTATTAAGTATCGATTTCAGACCTGCTACCGGAGAACTTTATGCAGTATCCAATAACAGTAAATTGTATATCATTAATACAGCTACTGCAACAAGCAGAGCGGTAAGTACTACAGCATTTACTCCTGCTGTTTCGGGTACTATTGTGTCTATTGACTTCAATCCTACAGTTGACCGTATCAGATTGGTATCAAACACGGGACAAAATCTTCGTATCAATCCTGAAAACGGAGTTACAGCAGCTACTGATACAAGTATCGCAACGACAGCTGCAATTGCAGGGATTGCATACACCAACAGTAAGTCTGGTGCTGCAACAACTACTTTATATGATCTTGATGTAACATCAGGAAAACTATTCAAACAAGATCCACCTAATAATGGAACTTTGGTAGAAGTAGGAAGTTTAGGCTTTACATTCTCAGGTCAGGCAGCATTTGACATCAGCCCTGATAACGCAAATGCTTTAATGGCAGTTACAAGTGGAAGTCAAAATGCCCTATACAGCGTAGACCTTACTACAGGAAAAGCATCAAGCATCGGTACATTGCCTCAAAAAATTGTTGATATCGCTATCCCAACTAACGCTGTTGCTTACGCAATTGACAACTCAAATGCATTACAAATTTTTGATCCTAATAAACCAGAGCCTGTTACTAAAGCAATTACAGGACTACAAACCGGAGAAGGAATTCTTGGAATTGATTTCAGACCTTTAAACGGACAATTGTACGCATTAGGAAACTCAAGCAGGATTTATACGATTAATTTAGGTACTGGTGCAGCAACTCAAGTGGGTACTGGTGTGCTAACTACTCTTCTTGTAGGAACTGAGTTTGGATTTGATTTTAATCCTACCGTTGATAAAATCCGAGTGGTGAGTAATAGTGGACAGAATTTAAGATTAGATCCTGTTACAGGAGCAGTTACGGCTGTTGACACCAATCTTACCCCTACTCCGGTAGCTGTAAGTGCTGCAGCTTATACAAATAATTTTGCCGGAGCAACTGCCACTGAATTGTTTGTAATTGACCATAATACTGACAGATTATATCTTCAAAACCCACCAAATGGAGGGATCTTGGTTGATCGTGGTGCTTTGGGCATCAATATCACTCAAGCAAATGGTTTCGACATCGGAAGCATGAGCCAAAAAGCTTATTTATTAGCAACCGTTGGTACAGAAACAAAGCTTTACACAGTAAATACTGCAACCGGAGCTGCTGCATCATTAGGTACTTATCCTAATCCTGTAAGAGGATTTACGGTAGGTTTAGGATTCTAA
- the rplA gene encoding 50S ribosomal protein L1, whose amino-acid sequence MAKLTKKQKEALSKVEKGRIYNLEEGAALVKEVNTAKFDASVDIAVRLGVDPRKANQMVRGVVSLPHGTGKDVKVLALVTPDKEAEAKAAGADYVGLDEYLQKIKDGWTDVDVIVTMPAVMGKLGPLGRVLGPRGLMPNPKSGTVTMEIGKAVTEVKAGKIDFKVDKYGIIHAGIGKVSFDAAKIKENAQELISTLIKMKPTAAKGTYVKSIYLSSTMSPGIAIDSKSVN is encoded by the coding sequence ATGGCAAAATTGACTAAAAAGCAAAAGGAAGCTTTAAGCAAAGTAGAAAAAGGAAGAATTTATAACCTGGAAGAAGGTGCTGCTCTTGTAAAAGAAGTAAACACTGCAAAGTTTGATGCTTCTGTAGATATCGCTGTAAGATTGGGTGTAGACCCTAGAAAAGCTAACCAAATGGTAAGAGGTGTAGTATCTCTTCCTCACGGTACTGGTAAAGATGTTAAAGTTTTGGCTTTAGTAACTCCAGATAAAGAAGCTGAAGCTAAAGCAGCTGGTGCTGATTATGTAGGTCTTGACGAATATTTACAAAAAATAAAAGATGGTTGGACGGATGTTGACGTTATCGTTACTATGCCGGCTGTTATGGGTAAATTAGGACCATTGGGTAGAGTTTTAGGACCAAGAGGTTTGATGCCTAACCCAAAATCAGGTACTGTAACTATGGAAATTGGTAAAGCAGTAACTGAAGTAAAAGCTGGTAAAATTGATTTCAAAGTTGATAAATACGGTATTATCCACGCTGGTATTGGTAAAGTATCTTTCGATGCGGCTAAAATCAAGGAGAATGCTCAGGAATTAATCTCTACTTTGATCAAAATGAAACCAACTGCTGCTAAAGGTACTTATGTGAAGAGCATTTATTTGTCTTCTACAATGAGCCCAGGTATTGCAATTGATAGTAAATCTGTTAACTAA
- the nusG gene encoding transcription termination/antitermination protein NusG — protein MSELKWYVLKAISGQENKVKNYIETEIKRLGFEQYVTQVVIPMEKVIQLRNGKKVPKERPYYPGYLMVEAELMGEIPHVIKNIPGVISFLSLTKGGDPVPMRKSEVNRMLGRMDELSEFASDAEIPFIVGENVKVIDGPFNGFNGTVEKILEDKKKVEVSVLIFGRKTPMELSFSQVEKV, from the coding sequence ATGAGCGAATTGAAATGGTATGTGCTGAAAGCAATCAGCGGACAGGAAAATAAAGTGAAAAACTATATTGAGACAGAAATCAAACGTTTAGGGTTTGAGCAGTATGTTACTCAGGTAGTGATTCCTATGGAAAAGGTTATTCAGCTTAGAAATGGGAAGAAAGTGCCAAAAGAAAGACCATACTATCCTGGTTATCTGATGGTAGAAGCTGAGTTGATGGGAGAAATTCCTCACGTGATCAAAAACATTCCTGGGGTGATTTCTTTCTTGAGTTTAACCAAAGGTGGAGATCCTGTTCCGATGAGAAAATCTGAGGTCAACAGAATGCTTGGAAGAATGGATGAGCTTTCAGAATTTGCTTCAGATGCAGAAATTCCATTCATCGTTGGTGAAAACGTAAAAGTAATCGATGGACCATTCAATGGTTTCAACGGTACAGTAGAGAAAATCTTGGAAGACAAGAAGAAGGTAGAAGTTTCTGTTTTGATCTTCGGAAGAAAAACTCCAATGGAACTAAGCTTTTCGCAGGTAGAAAAAGTATAA
- the rplL gene encoding 50S ribosomal protein L7/L12 gives MSDLKNLAETLVNLTVKDVNELATILKDEYGIEPAAAAVVVAAGGGEAVEEKTEFDVILKSAGASKLAIVKLVKDLTGAGLKEAKDIVDGAPAAIKTGISKDEAEALKKQLEEAGAEVELK, from the coding sequence ATGTCAGATTTAAAAAATTTAGCTGAAACGCTAGTAAACTTAACAGTAAAAGACGTAAATGAATTAGCTACTATCCTTAAGGATGAGTACGGAATCGAGCCAGCTGCTGCTGCTGTAGTAGTTGCTGCAGGTGGTGGTGAAGCAGTAGAAGAAAAAACAGAATTCGACGTAATTCTTAAGTCTGCTGGTGCTTCTAAATTGGCTATCGTTAAATTGGTAAAAGATTTAACTGGTGCTGGTCTTAAAGAAGCTAAAGATATCGTAGATGGAGCTCCTGCTGCAATCAAAACTGGTATCTCTAAAGACGAAGCTGAAGCTCTTAAGAAGCAACTTGAAGAAGCTGGTGCTGAAGTAGAATTGAAATAA
- the secE gene encoding preprotein translocase subunit SecE, which translates to MSLVEFLKGSYHEFRHKVEWPKWSDLQSSTIVVTVATVILALFTFGVDELFSKSISNIIGILINTFN; encoded by the coding sequence ATGAGCTTAGTAGAATTTTTAAAAGGTTCTTATCACGAATTTAGACACAAAGTAGAGTGGCCAAAGTGGTCTGACTTACAGTCTTCAACTATTGTTGTTACTGTAGCAACTGTTATTTTGGCATTGTTTACCTTTGGCGTTGATGAATTGTTTTCAAAATCAATCAGCAACATCATCGGAATACTAATCAATACCTTCAACTAA